The genomic stretch CGAGCTCAACTACACCTGGCAGGCGCCGGGCCACGGGGACTGGGCCCTGCTGCTCTCCTCCGACGGCAAGGCTCCTGCCCCCACCAACATCTCCATCACCGTGGAGAATGAGGTCGGCACCCCCTGGGCCGTCCCGCTGATGGTGGCCGGCTCGGCCCTGCTGGCGCTGGCCGCGCTGCTGTTCTTCATGGTGCCGCGCAAGCCGAAGCCGACGGCGGCGCCCGCTGCCGCAGTGCCCGGCCGCCGCGCCGCCGGCCGCGTACCCAACGACCCCGAAACCGGCGCCCTTGAGGTGGCCCGAATCCTGGCCGCCCGGGACAAGGCCAACGCCGCTGCCGCCCCGGCCACGATCGCCGAGCAGCAGCGCCGCACCGGCGCCACACCCGCTCCCGTGTCCGACGGCGGTGCAGGCGCGGCCCCCGCGGCCCCCGCCGGTGATGCCGCCTCGGCACTGCCCCGGACCCTGCAGGGCCCGGCAGACGATGCCGCCCCCGTGGAGGAGCAGCCCGCCAAGGACAACGATGACGACCACGACGGTCCCGCCGGTCCCGGCACCGGCGGCGGCACCCGATACCGCCGCCCGGGCGGGTCCGACGGCTCCAGCCGCCGCGAAAACCGAAAGCGCTGGGACGACGGGCGGTCCATGAGCGTGAAGGCGCGTTGGGGCGCCGCGCTGGCAGCCGTGCTCCTGGCCGGCAGCATCAGCCCGGCCATGGCTGAGGAGACCACCCCCGCCCCGGACCCCGCAGCCAGCACTGCCCCGGCATCCGATGCCGCCACGCCGGCCGCGGACCCCAGCGCCACGCCGTCGGCCAGCCCCGCCCCGGAAGCGGCCGCCGCCGGCTTCCCCAACCTTCTGGCCAGCCAGGTCGAACGCATCGCCGCGGCCGTGGCCACCACCGTGGGTTCCGGGGACAACTCCCGCAACGCCAAGGACCTCGAACCGCGCGTGGCCGGCATGGCGCTGCAAATGCGCACGGCCAACTACCAGGTGCGCGCCTCGGTGGAGAGCGAGCCGGCCCCGGAGCCGGTCAACGCAACGAAGCTGCTGTCCCAGGTTGTGTCCACCAAGGCCGACTGGCCCCGCTCGGCAATGCTTGTCACAAAGGGCGCCAACAACGAGCTGCCGCAGCTGCTCACCCTGGTCCAGGCCAACCCCCGCGAGAGCTACAAGCTGGTCCAGGCCACACCGCTGCTGCCCGGCCAGACGTTCCCCAAGGTTGACAAGGAAGGCACATCCGAGGTGAAGATCGACTCGGGCGACGGGCTGCTCATGCCACCGGATTCAGCCATCGCCGCACTGAGCGATCGCCTGACCAAGCCGGACAGCCAGTACATTGACACGTTCAAGGACAACCTCTACATCACCAGTGTCCAGGACCTGCAGAAGCAGATCGCGGACAACGCCAAGGATGCCGACTACGTCTTCAGCCACACGGGCGACCTCGACTCGGTGGTGTCCCTGCGCACGGCCGACGGCGGTGCCATGGTTGTGGTGGGCTACACCTTCGGCATTGACGCCACCAGCAAGGCTGACGCCACGCTGACCGTGGGCGACGACGCCGCCGTGTTCACGGGCGGAAAGGAAACCACCAAGGGGTTCAACCTCAGCTATGCCGAACCGGTTGTCATCTACATCCCGCCGGCCGGCGGCGACACCCAGCTGAATGTGATTTCGGCCAACCGTGCGCTGGTTGGCGGGTCCTTCAAGTAGCAGCCGACAGGGCGGGCGCCACAGGGTGCCCGCCCTTTCGCAAGCCAAGTTTCACCCGTGGCGAGAACTGCAGACCGCCCCGGGCCCAGCGAGTTAGAGTGAGTCAATGAGCCAAAATAGCCCACTTCCTGCCAACGGCACGCCCGGGATCAACCTGCGTGGCGCCGTCGACCTTTCAGCCTTGAAGACCCGGGCCGCGGCGGCCGCATCCGGGGCCCCCGCCGGCGGTTCGCCGTTCGCGGTCGACGTCAATGAGCAGAGTTTCCAGGAATTTGTCCAGCTGTCCCAAAAGGTGCCCGTTGTGGTTTCGCTGGGGTCCGGCCGCTCGCACCAGTCGGCGCAGCTGAACCTGGTGCTGGAAAAGCTCATGAACGACAACGGCGGCAAGATTGCCCTGGGCCGCGTGGATGTTGACTCCAGCCCGCAGATTGCCCAGGCATTCGGCATCACCGCCGTCCCCACCGTCATCGCGCTGATCAACGGCCAGCCGGTGCCCATGTTTGAAGGCGAGCTGCCCGAGGCCCAGATTCAGGAGTTCCTGACCGAACTGCTCAAGGTGGCTGCCAGCAACGGCGTCACGGGTTCGCTGGGCGGGGACGCGGCGCAGGCCCCCGAGGAGCCGCCGCTGCCGCCGCTGCACCAGGCGGCCCGGGACGCGATCGACGCCGGCGACCTGGCCCTCGCGCAGGCCAGCTACGAAAAGGCCCTGGCCGAAATGCCGGCCGATGCGGCGGCCAAGATCGGCCTGGCCCAGGTGCACCTGATGCGCCGGGCCGCGGAGATCAATGTGGTCCAGGCCGAGGAGTTCCGGGCCCGTGCGGCCGGGGACCAGGACGACCTGGAAGCCGCGCTTGCGGTGGCGGACCTCGACGTCACCGGGGGCCACGTGGAGGACGCGCTGGCCCGGCTGGTCGCCTACATAGGCACCCACTTTGGGCCCGAGCGCGACGAGGTGCGCGTCCGGCTGCTCGAGCTGTACGACGTCGTCGGGGTCAGCGACCCCCGCGTCTCCGCTTCCCGCCAGGCACTGGCCCGCGCCCTGTTCTAGGCACGTCCGCGTGCCCGCAGGCGTGGCCCCCAAATGCGTCATTTGGGGGCCATTTCTGTTTCCCGGCGGCAAGCGCAGCCGCCCGGTCGCACCGCGGTGAAGGGCAGAAAGGGCCGCCAGGCAGGCAAAGTCATCCTTTGGGATAAGTCACAGCTGGCTCTCAGATTGTTAGTCTGGCAGCATGACTAACCCTATTGCGCCCTCGTCCGGCGGGGCACGGCCGCCGGCCCTGTCCATCCGTGGAATCGCCAAGCGCTTTGGCGAGAAGATCGCCGTCGACAACATCTACCTGGACGTCCCCGCTGGTTCCTTTTATGGTCTCGTGGGGCCCAACGGGGCCGGCAAGACCACCTCCCTTTCCATGGCCACGGGCCTGCTCCGTCCGGATGCCGGGCAGGTGTTTGTCCAGGGCGTGGATGTGTGGGCCCAGCCCCTGGAGGCCAAGAAGCTCATGGGCCTGCTGCCCGACGGCGTGCGCCTGTTCGACCGCCTCAGCGGCGAGCAGCTGGTGACGTATGCCGGCCTTCTGCGCGGCATGGACAAGGACACGGTGGCGGAGCGGGTCAAGGACCTGCTGGCTGCACTGGACCTGACCAAGGATGCCGGCACCCTCGTGGTGGACTACTCCGCGGGCATGACCAAGAAGATCGCCCTGGCGGCGGCACTGATCCATGCGCCCAGCCTTCTGGTGCTGGATGAACCGTTTGAGTCCGTTGACCCGGTTTCCGCGGCAAACATTCGCGACATCCTCCACGACTACGTCAACTCCGGCGGCACCGTCATCGTCTCCAGCCATGTCATGGACCTGGTCCAGCGCATGTGCGACCATGTGGCCGTCATTGCCGCCGGCCGCGTCCTGGCAGCCGGCACGGTGGATGAAGTCCGCGGCGAAATGAGCCTGGAAGACAAGTTCGTGGAACTCGTCGGCGGCCGGAACCAGACAGCGGGGTTGCAGTGGTTGCGCACCTCCTAAAACTTAAGATCGACCTGCTGCGCAACTCCATCAAGCGCACACCGTGGCAGCTGGTGGGACTGATCCTCGGGGGCCTGTACGGCCTGGGCATGCTGGTCATGATCCTTGTGGGCCTGGCCGCACTGGGGGCCGCCGACACCGAGCTGATCGGCACCATCCTGGTCCTGGCCGGGGCCGCCCTGTTTGTGGGCTGGCTTGTCATCCCCGTGGTGCTTTCCGGCCTGGACATGACCCTGGACCCGGCCCGGTTCACCACCTACGCCATCCCCATGCGGAGCCTCCTGGCCGGCCTGGCGCTCTCCAGCTTCATTGGCATCCCCGGGCTCATCACCCTGGTC from Arthrobacter stackebrandtii encodes the following:
- a CDS encoding tetratricopeptide repeat protein, translated to MSQNSPLPANGTPGINLRGAVDLSALKTRAAAAASGAPAGGSPFAVDVNEQSFQEFVQLSQKVPVVVSLGSGRSHQSAQLNLVLEKLMNDNGGKIALGRVDVDSSPQIAQAFGITAVPTVIALINGQPVPMFEGELPEAQIQEFLTELLKVAASNGVTGSLGGDAAQAPEEPPLPPLHQAARDAIDAGDLALAQASYEKALAEMPADAAAKIGLAQVHLMRRAAEINVVQAEEFRARAAGDQDDLEAALAVADLDVTGGHVEDALARLVAYIGTHFGPERDEVRVRLLELYDVVGVSDPRVSASRQALARALF
- a CDS encoding ABC transporter ATP-binding protein, yielding MTNPIAPSSGGARPPALSIRGIAKRFGEKIAVDNIYLDVPAGSFYGLVGPNGAGKTTSLSMATGLLRPDAGQVFVQGVDVWAQPLEAKKLMGLLPDGVRLFDRLSGEQLVTYAGLLRGMDKDTVAERVKDLLAALDLTKDAGTLVVDYSAGMTKKIALAAALIHAPSLLVLDEPFESVDPVSAANIRDILHDYVNSGGTVIVSSHVMDLVQRMCDHVAVIAAGRVLAAGTVDEVRGEMSLEDKFVELVGGRNQTAGLQWLRTS